A stretch of DNA from Noviherbaspirillum sedimenti:
GCTCGGCGTTCGTCGCAATTGTAAAAACTTTGACAGTCGGGATGGACATCGCTCTATATACTCCAGCCATACAAGCTCAACACGGAGACCAGATAATGACCGCAACGCAATCTTTCATCCATTCCGAAATTCAGCAGCAGGTCTCTCCCATCGAATGGCAAACGCGGGTGAATCTGGCCGCCTGCTATCGACTGATTTCGCTGTTTCGCTGGGAAGACCTGGTCTACACGCATATTTCCGCCAAGGTGCCGGGCACCGAAGAATTCCTGATCAATCCTTATGGCTTGATGTTTGACGAAATCACTGCTTCCAGCCTGGTGAAGGTCGACCTGGCCGGCAACAAGCTGTTGAACAGCCCCTACGACATCAATCCCGCAGGTTTCATCATTCATGGCGCCATCCATGAAGTACGTCACGACGTCGGCTGTGTATTGCATACGCATACGGCCGACGGCATTGCGGTTTCCATGCAAAAGGACGGCTTGCTGCCACTGTCGCAGCAGTCGATTTTCATCCGCGCCAGCCTGGCATATCATCCGTTTGAGGGCGTCGCCTTGAACCCTGAGGAGCGGATCCGCCTGCAGCAGGATCTGGGTGACAAATCTTACCTGATTTTGCCCAATCATGGCTTGCTGACCTGCGGCGAAACCGTTGCCGATACCTTCCTGATGATGTACATGCTGCAGCGCTCGTGTGAAGTGCAGATCAAGGCGCAGAGCAGCGGTGCCGAGCTCATCCATATCCCGCAGGAAGTCGAAGACAAGACGGTGGCGATGACGGTTGCCATGAACAGCGCCATGCGCGGCAATCGCAAGCATCTCGACGGCTCGGTGCCATGGCCGGCATTGCTGCGCCGCCTCGATCGTTTCAGCCCCGGATACCGTGACTGAAACGGCTGGCAGGCGATTCTTTAAATGATTGAAAGACAGCTTTAATCGGAGCGCGATAAATGGAAACAGTAACCACCTTCACCAATCTGGGCAACGCAATTGCCGAGGACTGGGCAACTATCACGCGCGAATCCGCGCCATTTATCGCCGCTTTGCCCGACCGTATCCTGGCCCATCTTAATCTATTGGCCGGGGATTTCGGCGGGCTTCCGGTGGACCGGTTGACCCATTGCCTGCAAACCGCCACACGGGCGCACCGCGATGGTCGTGACGAGGAATATGTGGTCTGTGCGTTACTGCACGATATCGGCGACGTGCTCGGTTCCTACAATCACGCCGATCTCGCGGCGACGATCCTGCAGCCTTTCGTCAGCGAGGCAAATCACTGGATGATCGAAAAGCACGCAATATTTCAGGGCTATTATTTTTTCCACTACCTGGGACTCGATCGCCATATGCGCGACCAGTACAAGGACCATCCGCAATACCGGCAGACCGTTGAATTCTGCGCGCTCTACGATGCGCCAGCCTTCGATCCGAAGGCGGAAACCTTGCCGCTCGAATTTTTCGAGCCGATGCTGCGCCGCGTCTTCGCCAAACCAAAGCGCTCCATCTACCAGCGCGCCAGCGGCAAAATGGCTTACTGATCGCGCCAGTGAAGTGAGGGCGCATACTGATGCTCCTCACTTTGCGGAATGCCTACATGGTCGATGCGACATGCAGGCGGGTCAGCCGTAATGTCTGGATGCGCCAGCAGCCGTCGCTTTTCCTGTAGGTTTCATGATAATGCCCCTGGCCGTGCAATGTGCCAGTCGCGCTGTACAGCCAGTCCTCCATCGCCCAAATGCCCGATGCCTCATGGTCAGAGATGATGTCGATCACTGGCATGTGGCCATAATGCGCACTAACGATCGGACCGAGCCTTTCGCGCGCATATGCCACGAATGCATCGGCGCCTTCAATCAGCGGGTCTGCCTGAGTGCTGCGGGGCTGCGAGACTTTCCGCGCGCCCAGCACATCAAACGTCGCGTCATCCATAAACAATTCGCGCAATCCGGACCAGTCCTTCAAATCCAGGCAAATGAAGTAGCGCGCCTTGAGCTGCTTGATCGCCTCGATCGTCAATAACTGCTTGATATCGTCCATCCGACAAGTCCTTTGATTGATCGGCAAGTATCGCTTACATGTTCGGATAATTCGGCCCGCCGCCGCCTTCCGGCGTGACCCACACGATATTCTGGGTCGGGTCCTTGATGTCGCAGGTCTTGCAGTGCACACAATTTTGTGCATTGATCTGCAGGCGGTCTTTCCCTTCTTCGGTCTTGACGAACTCATACACCCCGGCCGGGCAGTAGCGTGCTTCCGGCCCCGCATAGGTGGCCAGGTTCACGCCCACCGGCACCGCGTCGTTCCTGAGCGTCAGGTGGATCGGCTGCTCTTCCGCATGGTTGGTGTTGGAAATGAACACCGACGACAGGCGGTCGAAGGTCAGCTTGCCGTCCGGCCTGGGATAGGCGATGGGCGTGCATGCGGCGGCCGGTTTGAGGCATTCGTGGTCGGCGTAGTCGCGGCGCAGGGTCCACGGCGCCTTGCCGCGCAAAACCATCTGGTCGATGCCGGTCATGATGGAACCCAGCACCAGGCCCTTGGACAGCCAGGGCTTGACGTTGCGCGCCACGTGCAGTTCTTCATGCAGCCACGAGCGCTCGAACGCCACCGGGTAGGACGTCAGTTCGTCATGCTGGCGCTGCTCGCCCAGCGCGGCAAAGGCGGCCTCGGCGGCCAGCATGCCCGTCTTGATGGCGGCGTGGCTGCCCTTGATGCGGCTCATGTTGAGAAAGCCCGCGTCGCAGCCGATCAGGGCGCCGCCCGGGAAGACCAGCTTGGGCAGCGACTGCAGGCCGCCGGCGGTAATCGCCCGGGCGCCGTAGGACAGGCGCTTGCCGCCTTCGAAGAAGGTGCGGATGGCCGGATGGGTCTTGTAGCGCTGGAATTCTTCGTACGGCGACAGGTAGGGGTTCGCGTACGACAGGCCAATGACATAGCCGACCACGACCTGGTTGTTTTCCAGGTGGTACAGAAACGAGCCGCCATAGGTATCGTTCTTGAGCGGCCAGCCGGTGCTGTGGATCACCAGCCCCGGCTTATGCAGCTTGGGGTCGATTTCCCACAATTCCTTGATGCCGATGCTGTAGGACTGCGGATCCTTGCCGGCGTTCAGGTCATACCTGGACATCAGCTGCTTGCCCAGATGCCCGCGCGCACCTTCGGCAAACAGCGTGTACTTGGCATGCAATTCCATGCCCAGCTGGAAGGCCTCGGTGGGATTGCCTTCGCGGTCCACGCCCATGTTGCCTGTCGCAACCCCCAAGACCTGCCCATCGTCGTTGTAGAGAATTTCGGCGGCAGGAAAGCCGGGGAAGATTTCCACGCCCAGGCTTTCGGCCTGCTGGCCCAGCCAGCGCACCACGTTGCCCAGAGAAACGACATAGTTGCCGTGGTTTTCAAAGCAGGCCGGCACCATGAAGCCGGGCGTCCGGTAAGCCCTGGTTTCGGTCAGGAAGAGGATGCGGTCTTCCGTGACTTCGGTATGCAGCGGCGCGCCCAGCGCTTTCCAGTCCGGCAGCAGCTCGGTGAGCGCGCGCGGATCCATGATCGCCCCCGACAGGATGTGGGCGCCCAGTTCGCCGCCTTTTTCGAGGACGCAGACGGCGATGTCATTGCCTTTTTCTGCCGCCAGCTGTTTGAGTTTGATGGCCGCAGACAGGCCGGCCGGGCCGCCGCCGACGATGACCACGTCGTATTCCATTGCTTCGCGCGGGCCGTATTGTTCGATAAGGGTTTGAGTCATATAAGTACGATGTATATAAACCAGAGGGGGGCACGTTGCCGGAATAGATGGCCCGAGTATAGAGTATAGCCAGCTCCCGGCTTGTGCCTCAATGGCGAAAATGCTTATTACCGTTGAACGAATTTGTCAGGCGCGAGTAAGCAAGCTGGCTAGCCATGCAGCATGCGCTCGCGGTATTCGCCCGGATTGGCACCGGTCCATTTCTTGAATGCGCGGTGGAAGGCGCTGGCTTCCGAGAAGCCCAGTTCGCAGGCAATATCGGTGACGCTGTTGGCGGTGTGGCAAAGATAGTCGATTGCCATGTCGCGCCGTAGCTGGTCCTTGATGCCCTGAAACGACTGTCCCTCTTCCTGAAGGCGGCGGCGCAGCGTGGACGGCGTCATGTTCAGCAGTGCTGCGAACTCCTCGAAGTCCGGCCATTCGGTGCGGGCCGCAGCGCGCAGGCGGCGTCGGATCTGGGCCGCCAGGCCAGCACTGTTCTTGTATTTGACGATGATGTTGGCTGGCGCCTGCCGCACGAAATCGACCACGGTCTTCTGGTTTTGCACCACCGGCAAGTCCAGATAGGAGGCATCGAATGTGAGCGAGGTCATGGGCTGGTCGAAGCGCAACTGATGCGAATACATCCGTGCATATTCCGCGCTGTGTTCCGGCTCGGGATAGCAAAACCCGGCGGCGAGGATCGGAATGCGCCGGCCGATGAGCCAGCAAGCCAGGCCGTGCTGCATCATCAGCAGCGTCTCGCAGCCCAGCACCGGGCTGGTGCGCCGGCCGGGCGTGTGCGTAATGTTCAGGCTGGCATGCTGGGCACCGGTTTCGACGCTGCAGTGGAAATCGTCGAGGATCAGGTTGAAGATGCGCGTCATCCGGTGCAGCGCGCTTTTGAGCGTGGAGCTATGGACCAGGGCCTGGCACAGCATGGCAAAACTGCCGACCTTCATGCGCCGCGAATCCTGCGCGAAGAGTTCATCGTTCAGCGTGTGGGCCACGGCGAGCCACAAGGCACTGAAGTTTTGCGGGGTTACGCGTGCCTGGGGAGTTTGCAGCAGCGACGGCGAAATGCCGGCGTTGCGCAACAGTTCATCGGCATCGAAGCCTTGTTCGATGACCGGGGCCAAGGCAGACCGGACGAAAAAGATCGAGATGCTGCCTTTTTCCGTGCGCGTTTGTTGCATGACGATAGAGGAGGAGTCCTGTTTATTTATTCATCGAAAGGCTTGTCGCAATGCGCCTGCCAAGGTCGTGTGACCAATCTTCGCAGCGAAATTGCGTTTTTTTGGCATAGGTTGCGAATTTGATCGTTTTTATACTTCACTAAATTGGTACACATCTCGTCTATCCACAATTCGTACTGGGAGCAGCAACATGGAATGCAAAATTATCGGTGTCATCGGCGCGGGCATCATGGGCAGCGGCATTGTGCAAATTTGCGCGCTGGCCGGACGTGACGTGGTGATGGTCGATGTGTCGGCCGCGGCAATCGACCGCGGCATCAACTCGATCAACGCCACCCTGGCGCGCTCGGTCACCAAGGGCCGCCTTACCGAAGAACAAAAAGCGGCCACTTTGGCGCATATCAAGGGTACCACGAGCTATGCCGATCTGGCAGATTGCGATATGGTAATCGAGGCGGCCACCGAGAACGAAGGCCTCAAGTTGACCATCCTGAAGCAGATCGATGCGGTGGTGCGTCCGGATGCCATCATCGCCACCAATACCTCGTCCATTTCGATTACCAAGCTGGCATCGGCTATTCAGCATCCGGACCGTTTTATCGGCATGCATTTCTTCAATCCGGTGCCGGTGATGGCGCTGGTCGAACTGATCCGCGGCTTGCAGACCTCCGACGCCACGCATGACAGCGCCAAGGCGCTGGCAACGACGATCGGCAAGACGCCGATTTCGGTCAAGAACAGCCCGGGTTTTGCCGTCAACCGCATCCTGTGCCCGATGATCAACGAAGCGATCTTTGTGCTGCAGGAGGGGCTGGCATCGGCAGAGGATATCGACGAGGGCATGAAGCTGGGCTGCAATCAGCCGATCGGCCCCCTGGCGCTGGCAGACATGATCGGCCTCGACACCATGCTGTCGGTCATGGAGACTTTCTATGCCGGCTTCAACGATCCCAAGTATCGCCCTGCGCCGCTGTTGCGCGAAATGGTGGATAGCGGCCGGCTGGGCCGCAAGACCGGGCAGGGTTTCTACAATTACTCCTGATTCAGCGCCCGGCGTTGCCTTTCGGCTGCGAAATTCCAAACAATATTGAGCAAGGAACCGACTATGAACATTGGCATACCGCTGGAGACGCGTTCGGGCGAGACCCGGGTGGCGGCAACTCCCGAGACCGTCAAGAAGCTGGCGGCAAAGCATGAACTCATCGTGCAAGCTGGCGCCGGTCTCGCGGCCAGCATCCCCGATGCCGCCTATGCTGCCGCCGGCGCCACCATCGGCACGGCAGGAGAGGCCTTCGCCTGTGACATGGTCCTCAAGGTGCGCGCCCCTTCCCTTGAAGAGCGCGCCCTGATGGCCCCGGGTACGGTCGTCATCGGCATGCTCAACCCCTTCGACGCCGACAATACCGCCGCCATGGCCGCGGCCGGCCTGACTGCCTTCGCCCTGGAAGCCGCGCCCCGCATCACCCGCGCCCAGTCGCTCGACGTGTTGTCCTCGCAAGCCAATATCGCCGGCTACAAGGCGGTCATGCTGGCTGCCAACACCTACCAGCGCTTCATGCCGATGCTGATGACCGCCGCCGGCACCGTCAAGGCGGCGCGCGTGCTGATCATGGGCGTGGGCGTGGCCGGCCTGCAAGCGATTGCCACCGCCAAGCGCCTGGGGGCGGTGATCGAAGCTTCCGACGTGCGCCCGCCCGTCAAGGAACAGGTCGAGTCGCTCGGCGCCAGGTTCATCGATGTGCCTTACCTCACCGAGGAAGAGCGCGAAATCGCCAAGGGCGTGGGCGGCTATGCCCGGCCCATGCCCCCCGCCTGGCTGGCGCGCCAGGCCGAGCTGGTGCATGCGCGCGCAGCCCAGGCCGACATCATCATCACCACGGCGCTCATTCCCGGCCGCCGCGCACCCATCCTGATCAGCGAAGACACGGTCAAGGCCATGAAGCCGGGGTCGGTCATCGTCGACATGGCCGTCGAGCAGGGCGGCAATT
This window harbors:
- a CDS encoding class II aldolase/adducin family protein — its product is MTATQSFIHSEIQQQVSPIEWQTRVNLAACYRLISLFRWEDLVYTHISAKVPGTEEFLINPYGLMFDEITASSLVKVDLAGNKLLNSPYDINPAGFIIHGAIHEVRHDVGCVLHTHTADGIAVSMQKDGLLPLSQQSIFIRASLAYHPFEGVALNPEERIRLQQDLGDKSYLILPNHGLLTCGETVADTFLMMYMLQRSCEVQIKAQSSGAELIHIPQEVEDKTVAMTVAMNSAMRGNRKHLDGSVPWPALLRRLDRFSPGYRD
- a CDS encoding 3-hydroxybutyryl-CoA dehydrogenase produces the protein MECKIIGVIGAGIMGSGIVQICALAGRDVVMVDVSAAAIDRGINSINATLARSVTKGRLTEEQKAATLAHIKGTTSYADLADCDMVIEAATENEGLKLTILKQIDAVVRPDAIIATNTSSISITKLASAIQHPDRFIGMHFFNPVPVMALVELIRGLQTSDATHDSAKALATTIGKTPISVKNSPGFAVNRILCPMINEAIFVLQEGLASAEDIDEGMKLGCNQPIGPLALADMIGLDTMLSVMETFYAGFNDPKYRPAPLLREMVDSGRLGRKTGQGFYNYS
- a CDS encoding AraC family transcriptional regulator is translated as MQQTRTEKGSISIFFVRSALAPVIEQGFDADELLRNAGISPSLLQTPQARVTPQNFSALWLAVAHTLNDELFAQDSRRMKVGSFAMLCQALVHSSTLKSALHRMTRIFNLILDDFHCSVETGAQHASLNITHTPGRRTSPVLGCETLLMMQHGLACWLIGRRIPILAAGFCYPEPEHSAEYARMYSHQLRFDQPMTSLTFDASYLDLPVVQNQKTVVDFVRQAPANIIVKYKNSAGLAAQIRRRLRAAARTEWPDFEEFAALLNMTPSTLRRRLQEEGQSFQGIKDQLRRDMAIDYLCHTANSVTDIACELGFSEASAFHRAFKKWTGANPGEYRERMLHG
- a CDS encoding nuclear transport factor 2 family protein, giving the protein MDDIKQLLTIEAIKQLKARYFICLDLKDWSGLRELFMDDATFDVLGARKVSQPRSTQADPLIEGADAFVAYARERLGPIVSAHYGHMPVIDIISDHEASGIWAMEDWLYSATGTLHGQGHYHETYRKSDGCWRIQTLRLTRLHVASTM
- a CDS encoding NAD(P) transhydrogenase subunit alpha, with product MNIGIPLETRSGETRVAATPETVKKLAAKHELIVQAGAGLAASIPDAAYAAAGATIGTAGEAFACDMVLKVRAPSLEERALMAPGTVVIGMLNPFDADNTAAMAAAGLTAFALEAAPRITRAQSLDVLSSQANIAGYKAVMLAANTYQRFMPMLMTAAGTVKAARVLIMGVGVAGLQAIATAKRLGAVIEASDVRPPVKEQVESLGARFIDVPYLTEEEREIAKGVGGYARPMPPAWLARQAELVHARAAQADIIITTALIPGRRAPILISEDTVKAMKPGSVIVDMAVEQGGNCPLSELGKTVTRHGVHIIGEPNLACLVAADASALYARNVLDFLKLIIDPEGLLAIPQDDEIIAATLLCSGGQSLRKAA
- a CDS encoding HD domain-containing protein, with product METVTTFTNLGNAIAEDWATITRESAPFIAALPDRILAHLNLLAGDFGGLPVDRLTHCLQTATRAHRDGRDEEYVVCALLHDIGDVLGSYNHADLAATILQPFVSEANHWMIEKHAIFQGYYFFHYLGLDRHMRDQYKDHPQYRQTVEFCALYDAPAFDPKAETLPLEFFEPMLRRVFAKPKRSIYQRASGKMAY
- a CDS encoding electron transfer flavoprotein-ubiquinone oxidoreductase, translated to MTQTLIEQYGPREAMEYDVVIVGGGPAGLSAAIKLKQLAAEKGNDIAVCVLEKGGELGAHILSGAIMDPRALTELLPDWKALGAPLHTEVTEDRILFLTETRAYRTPGFMVPACFENHGNYVVSLGNVVRWLGQQAESLGVEIFPGFPAAEILYNDDGQVLGVATGNMGVDREGNPTEAFQLGMELHAKYTLFAEGARGHLGKQLMSRYDLNAGKDPQSYSIGIKELWEIDPKLHKPGLVIHSTGWPLKNDTYGGSFLYHLENNQVVVGYVIGLSYANPYLSPYEEFQRYKTHPAIRTFFEGGKRLSYGARAITAGGLQSLPKLVFPGGALIGCDAGFLNMSRIKGSHAAIKTGMLAAEAAFAALGEQRQHDELTSYPVAFERSWLHEELHVARNVKPWLSKGLVLGSIMTGIDQMVLRGKAPWTLRRDYADHECLKPAAACTPIAYPRPDGKLTFDRLSSVFISNTNHAEEQPIHLTLRNDAVPVGVNLATYAGPEARYCPAGVYEFVKTEEGKDRLQINAQNCVHCKTCDIKDPTQNIVWVTPEGGGGPNYPNM